Proteins co-encoded in one Coregonus clupeaformis isolate EN_2021a chromosome 17, ASM2061545v1, whole genome shotgun sequence genomic window:
- the LOC121586527 gene encoding trophoblast glycoprotein-like, producing MPDLALQMVFCVLLCSISGRASACPLRCECSEAAHTVKCVSKYLRSVPSGIPGYTRNLFITGNQISRIGPESFKGLDNLTTLSLSNNRITEVESQTFSGLRSLRSLDLSSNQLAVINPEAFTVPGHTLRELNLSRALYNHSSVMDLATSLCWSTLGELRTLDLSGNRLIYLPSHAFSYLGGLRRLILANNSLAALHNSTLSGLDSLEQLDLTLNALWTIQEEGLAELDSLPTGASLLLGENPWTCICGMEPFAAWLNSSHGHVGDAEGLVCAFPPDMRNISLLRLAAGVAGQAGVGGDRVALGCHRVNEGADLALQTSYVFLGIVLGFVGLVFLLVLYLNRQGIKKRINDMREACTEVLEGYRYELDSDPRLSQVSTTADI from the exons atgCCGGATTTGGCTCTACAGATGGTTTTCTGTGTGCTGCTCTGTTCGATCTCCGGGCGCGCATCCGCGTGCCCTCTTCGTTGCGAATGCTCAGAAGCCGCGCACACAGTCAAGTGTGTTTCCAAGTACTTGCGGAGTGTCCCGTCCGGGATACCAGGGTACACGAGGAATCTGTTTATAACGGGAAATCAGATCAGCAGAATTGGACCGGAATCGTTCAAAGGGCTGGACAATTTAACGACACTGTCACTGAGTAACAACAG GATAACAGAGGTAGAGTCTCAGACGTTCTCCGGGCTGCGTTCCCTCCGTTCTCTGGACCTGAGCTCCAACCAGCTGGCTGTCATCAACCCAGAGGCCTTCACTGTTCCGGGCCACACCCTCAGGGAGCTCAACCTCAGCCGAGCTCTCTACAACCACTCCTCTGTCATGGACCTGGCTACGTCTCTTTGCTGGTCCACACTGGGGGAGCTCCGGACCCTGGACCTGTCAGGGAACAGGCTGATCTACCTGCCCTCTCACGCCTTCTCCTACCTGGGTGGCCTGCGGAGGCTCATCCTGGCCAACAACTCCCTGGCGGCCCTCCACAACAGCACCTTATCTGGGCTGGACTCTCTGGAGCAGCTGGATCTGACCCTCAACGCTCTGTGGACCATCCAGGAGGAGGGCCTGGCTGAGCTGGACTCGCTGCCTACCGGGGCGAGTCTCCTTCTAGGGGAGAACCCCTGGACCTGTATCTGTGGCATGGAGCCCTTCGCTGCCTGGCTCAACTCCTCCCACGGACATGTGGGGGACGCAGAGGGCCTGGTGTGTGCCTTCCCCCCAGACATGAGGAACATCTCTCTGCTGAGGCTGGCGGCTGGGGTGGCTGGACAGGCTGGCGTGGGCGGGGACAGGGTGGCGCTAGGGTGCCACAGGGTGAATGAGGGGGCGGACCTGGCCCTCCAGACTTCCTACGTGTTCCTGGGGATCGTCTTGGGCTTCGTGGGACTCGTCTTCCTCTTGGTCCTCTACCTCAACCGGCAGGGCATCAAGAAGAGGATCAATGACATGCGGGAAGCGTGCACGGAGGTGTTGGAGGGATACCGCTACGAGCTCGACTCCGACCCCAGGCTCTCACAGGTCTCCACCACGGCAGACATTTGA
- the LOC121585600 gene encoding secreted protein C encodes MAFGINLGLVLVCSLFAEHLSYTWAPHDAQRVRGYGFSGSSRMAVEQRQTGGSYPQDQFRPASSTSGSVWSEDAHRGTGPNTLRGVAPSASQPGPRGSGSTPSSHFTSAQTKGKRTRSKNTDIRLSGSIASGTSVRQNKHHTMASRTSGQSVTNPSAVKPVSSWEAKRIQPNTIHSVQPHSSSSGLVQNPPVSNLKRSTPNNYGSTQSGTRFSTSRQPNQGLVQTQSRGAPSLYVQAATHTTFLTRYVQDLKQGSSSSTLASKGPIEISAQSISTRDREVPASGSSQTKFMRFGSTQGGSATKSYKPSFSQDVMQYQSRSDSRSGSTSNQYAQTSGQSDGASTSSSGIPTPSLASRASLFYPSSTRSGNSYGTYKPGSTLSATPSQSLLPSNQGGRGSTYSQNVLATPAQRKYGQMSAQWRSYQPSYTASSGPISSLFNAASSSTFIQNAPATAQKPSSFAWGQDYSDQPSYTPNAVRSNPSSARGPTQSRTSSGISTTPQRFAPTIIHNIPEWYGGSPIQRLKDPAQ; translated from the exons ATGGCTTTTGGAATTAATTTGGG GCTTGTCCTCGTTTGTTCATTGTTTGCAGAACACTTAAGCTATACATGGGCTCCACATG ATGCCCAGAGAGTAAGAGGCTATGGGTTTTCTGGCTCTTCCAGAATGGCAGTTGAGCAGAGACAAACCGGTGGCAGCTATCCCCAGGATCAATTCAGACCAGCCTCTAGTACTTCTGGTTCAGTCTGGAGTGAAGATGCCCACCGCGGGACTGGACCGAACACCCTCAGAGGTGTTGCTCCAAGCGCCAGCCAGCCAGGTCCAAGGGGCTCTGGATCTACCCCAAGCAGCCATTTCACCTCCGCCCAGACAAAGGGTAAGAGGACCCGCTCCAAGAATACCGACATTCGCCTCTCTGGCTCTATAGCCAGTGGAACCTCTGTCAGACAGAACAAGCATCACACCATGGCCAGCAGAACCTCTGGGCAAAGTGTCACCAACCCCAGTGCAGTAAAGCCAGTTTCAAGTTGGGAGGCAAAGAGAATCCAGCCCAACACTATTCATTCAGTACAACCTCACTCGAGCAGCTCTGGATTAGTTCAGAATCCCCCTGTTAGTAATCTGAAACGATCTACTCCTAACAACTATGGCTCTACCCAGAGTGGAACAAGGTTCTCCACCTCCAGACAACCCAACCAAGGCCTTGTCCAGACTCAGAGTAGAGGAGCCCCCAGCCTCTATGTTCAAGCTGCTACCCACACCACCTTCCTCACACGCTATgtccaggacctgaagcaagggaGCAGCTCCTCTACCCTGGCTTCCAAGGGACCAATAGAAATCTCTGCCCAGTCAATTTCCACTCGTGACCGTGAAGTTCCCGCAAGTGGTTCTTCACAAACTAAATTTATGCGTTTTGGTTCTACTCAAGGTGGGAGTGCAACAAAaagctacaagcccagcttctcCCAAGATGTTATGCAATACCAGAGCAGGTCTGATAGTAGAAGTGGTTCGACCTCCAATCAATATGCCCAAACCTCTGGCCAGAGCGATGGAGCCTCTACCTCAAGTAGTGGCATCCCCACTCCTAGCCTGGCCTCTCGCGCCAGTCTTTTTTACCCAAGCTCTACACGTAGTGGAAACTCCTATGGCACCTACAAGCCTGGCTCTACCCTTAGTGCAACACCAAGCCAAAGCCTGTTGCCCTCTAACCAGGGTGGAAGGGGTTCAACCTACAGCCAGAATGTCCTTGCTACACCTGCCCAAAGGAAGTATGGACAAATGTCTGCTCAGTGGAGGAGCTACCAGCCCAGCTATACTGCCAGTAGTGGGCCAATCTCCAGCCTCTTCAATGCTGCCAGTTCTTCAACCTTCATCCAGAATGCCCCTGCCACAGCCCAGAAGCCAAGTAGCTTTGCCTGGGGGCAGGATTATAGCGATCAGCCCAGCTATACTCCCAATGCAGTGAGGTCCAACCCTAGCTCTGCCAGAGGCCCTACCcagagcaggaccagcagtggcATCTCCACCACCCCTCAACGCTTTGCCCCGACCATCATCCACAACATCCCAGAATGGTACGGTGGATCTCCAATCCAACGGCTTAAAGACCCTGCTCAGTAG
- the LOC121585601 gene encoding keratinocyte differentiation factor 1 isoform X2, with product MPSSITGSPRPRSEPGGQDGLVSVGPNHYLSRGSSTSQESCYEERSVDPVEERPQEHQGPKGTHHKAHCRDAQSREAEETIGFIPRSADSPPGVQGCGPCASSSPGSCKKWVCSVLTCGLYRVCLSTILAPCLASSPRGMSPDDDQKVSLQGLQSHPGTNDPRPRKEGRGSGSDWSEDIYIRGVKVDIPRMEEPVVITRPPLHNGGGGRWYSPPSYSWYEGDMGDLSMGDVDSLITQKLLELYSEYQIEELAHCTSDSVFLKKTSEISQLISVLAEEHQLDEQDAECRLVKGIIRISTRKSKKRPQYKRSHRRTSDSGNETMSNYQTSTISNNNDYDIQISKESDSDMNARNMRMNSGAESSEHQSSVFGMPLPGTSVRT from the exons ATGCCCAGCAGCATCACAGGGAGCCCCAGACCCAGGTCAGAGCCAGGGGGCCAGGATGGCCTCGTCTCTGTGGGACCCAACCATTACCTCTCCCGGGGTAGCAGCACCAGCCAGGAGTCCTGCTATGAGGAGCGATCTGTGGACCCGGTGGAGGAGAGGCCCCAGGAGCACCAGGGGCCCAAGGGGACCCACCACAAGGCACACTGCAGGGACGCGCAGAGCAGGGAGGCTGAGGAGACCATCGGCTTCATCCCCAGATCAGCAGACTCTCCTCCAGGGGTTCAAGGGTGTGGTCCCTGTGCATCCTCCTCCCCAGGCAGCTGTAAGAAATGGGTGTGCAGCGTGCTGACTTGTGGACTCTACAGGGTGTGTCTGAGCACCATCCTGGCCCCCTGCCTGGCCTCCAGTCCCAGAGGGATGTCCCCAGACGACGATCAGAAGGTCAGCCTCCAGGGTCTCCAGAGCCACCCTGGGACCAACGATCCCCGACCCAGGAAGGAGGGCAGGGGTAGTGGCTCAGATTGGTCGGAGGACATCTACATCAGAGGGGTCAAAGTGGACATTCCTAGAATGGAGGAGCCggtggtcattaccaggcctCCGTTACACAATGGCGGAGGAGGGAGATGGTACAGCCCTCCGTCCTACTCCTGGTACGAGGGGGATATGGGTGATCTGAGCATGGGTGACGTGGACTCTCTGATCACCCAGAAGCTTCTGGAGCTGTACTCTGAGTACCAGATTGAGGAGCTGGCCCACTGCACCTCGGACTCTGTGTTCCTGAAGAAGACCAGTGAGATCAGCCAGCTGATCAGTGTCCTGGCTGAGGAGCATCAGCTTGATGAGCAGGACGCAGAATGTCGACTGGTCAAGGGCATCATCAG GATCAGCACTAGGAAGAGCAAGAAGAGACCTCAGTACAAAAGGTCACACAGGAGAACCTCCGACAGCGGTAACGAAACCATGAGCAACTACCAAACATCAACCATCAGCAATAACA ATGATTATGATATCCAGATATCCAAGGAGTCAGATTCTGATATGAACGCTAGGAACATGAGGATGAACAGTGGAGCAG
- the LOC121585601 gene encoding keratinocyte differentiation factor 1 isoform X1, whose translation MPSSITGSPRPRSEPGGQDGLVSVGPNHYLSRGSSTSQESCYEERSVDPVEERPQEHQGPKGTHHKAHCRDAQSREAEETIGFIPRSADSPPGVQGCGPCASSSPGSCKKWVCSVLTCGLYRVCLSTILAPCLASSPRGMSPDDDQKVSLQGLQSHPGTNDPRPRKEGRGSGSDWSEDIYIRGVKVDIPRMEEPVVITRPPLHNGGGGRWYSPPSYSWYEGDMGDLSMGDVDSLITQKLLELYSEYQIEELAHCTSDSVFLKKTSEISQLISVLAEEHQLDEQDAECRLVKGIIRISTRKSKKRPQYKRSHRRTSDSGNETMSNYQTSTISNNNDYDIQISKESDSDMNARNMRMNSGAAESSEHQSSVFGMPLPGTSVRT comes from the exons ATGCCCAGCAGCATCACAGGGAGCCCCAGACCCAGGTCAGAGCCAGGGGGCCAGGATGGCCTCGTCTCTGTGGGACCCAACCATTACCTCTCCCGGGGTAGCAGCACCAGCCAGGAGTCCTGCTATGAGGAGCGATCTGTGGACCCGGTGGAGGAGAGGCCCCAGGAGCACCAGGGGCCCAAGGGGACCCACCACAAGGCACACTGCAGGGACGCGCAGAGCAGGGAGGCTGAGGAGACCATCGGCTTCATCCCCAGATCAGCAGACTCTCCTCCAGGGGTTCAAGGGTGTGGTCCCTGTGCATCCTCCTCCCCAGGCAGCTGTAAGAAATGGGTGTGCAGCGTGCTGACTTGTGGACTCTACAGGGTGTGTCTGAGCACCATCCTGGCCCCCTGCCTGGCCTCCAGTCCCAGAGGGATGTCCCCAGACGACGATCAGAAGGTCAGCCTCCAGGGTCTCCAGAGCCACCCTGGGACCAACGATCCCCGACCCAGGAAGGAGGGCAGGGGTAGTGGCTCAGATTGGTCGGAGGACATCTACATCAGAGGGGTCAAAGTGGACATTCCTAGAATGGAGGAGCCggtggtcattaccaggcctCCGTTACACAATGGCGGAGGAGGGAGATGGTACAGCCCTCCGTCCTACTCCTGGTACGAGGGGGATATGGGTGATCTGAGCATGGGTGACGTGGACTCTCTGATCACCCAGAAGCTTCTGGAGCTGTACTCTGAGTACCAGATTGAGGAGCTGGCCCACTGCACCTCGGACTCTGTGTTCCTGAAGAAGACCAGTGAGATCAGCCAGCTGATCAGTGTCCTGGCTGAGGAGCATCAGCTTGATGAGCAGGACGCAGAATGTCGACTGGTCAAGGGCATCATCAG GATCAGCACTAGGAAGAGCAAGAAGAGACCTCAGTACAAAAGGTCACACAGGAGAACCTCCGACAGCGGTAACGAAACCATGAGCAACTACCAAACATCAACCATCAGCAATAACA ATGATTATGATATCCAGATATCCAAGGAGTCAGATTCTGATATGAACGCTAGGAACATGAGGATGAACAGTGGAGCAG